From Saccharothrix espanaensis DSM 44229, the proteins below share one genomic window:
- a CDS encoding MCE family protein has product MIPRKIKLQIGVFVLIALVGVSYVGARYAGLGRLFGSSGYVVTLHLADSGGVFTNAEVTYRGVTVGRVGQMRLTADGLDVDLDIDSDAPDIPADLEAVVAHRSAVGEQFVDLRPRTDEGPYLAAGSTIDRADTRTPPPVDGLLTNLDGFAKSVPTDSLRTVVDELDKAFNGTGPDLQVLLDNTRQFTQAATEHLPQTKALINDGLVVLNTQAAQGSAIRSFSTDLKALAEQLKNSDGDLRTLIGISPQAAEQVSALLEETGPNLGVVMANLLTTGNILVTRLDGLEQIAVTYPIAVGGGFSVAKGDGTGAHFGLAINVFDPPPCTVGYEGTKIRQGTDTTPTTLNSQAYCALARGSATAVRGAQNAPYGGTPTTPVGNETSQPGREQAARQRPDAPVLTSLGQLLGLPG; this is encoded by the coding sequence ATGATCCCCCGGAAGATCAAGCTCCAGATCGGCGTGTTCGTCCTGATCGCCCTGGTCGGCGTCAGCTACGTCGGCGCGCGCTACGCGGGGCTGGGCAGGCTGTTCGGCTCGTCCGGCTACGTGGTGACCCTGCACCTGGCCGACTCGGGCGGCGTGTTCACCAACGCCGAGGTCACCTACCGGGGCGTCACCGTCGGCCGGGTCGGCCAGATGCGGCTGACCGCGGACGGCCTAGACGTGGACCTCGACATCGACTCGGACGCCCCCGACATCCCCGCGGACCTCGAAGCGGTGGTCGCCCACCGCTCGGCCGTCGGCGAGCAGTTCGTCGACCTGCGCCCCCGCACGGACGAGGGCCCGTACCTGGCCGCCGGCTCCACCATCGACCGGGCCGACACCAGGACCCCGCCCCCCGTCGACGGCCTGCTGACCAACCTCGACGGCTTCGCGAAATCGGTGCCCACCGACTCGCTGCGCACCGTCGTGGACGAGCTGGACAAGGCGTTCAACGGCACCGGACCCGACCTGCAGGTGCTGCTCGACAACACCAGGCAGTTCACCCAGGCCGCCACCGAGCACCTGCCGCAGACGAAAGCCCTGATCAACGACGGCCTGGTGGTGCTCAACACCCAGGCGGCGCAGGGCAGCGCCATCCGCTCGTTCAGCACGGACCTCAAGGCCCTGGCCGAGCAGCTCAAGAACTCCGACGGCGACCTCCGCACCCTGATCGGCATCTCCCCGCAGGCCGCCGAACAGGTCTCCGCCCTGCTCGAGGAGACCGGCCCGAACCTGGGTGTGGTGATGGCCAACCTCCTGACCACCGGGAACATCCTGGTGACCAGGCTCGACGGCCTGGAGCAGATCGCGGTGACGTACCCGATCGCCGTCGGCGGCGGGTTCAGCGTGGCCAAGGGCGACGGCACCGGAGCCCACTTCGGCCTCGCGATCAACGTCTTCGACCCGCCCCCGTGCACGGTCGGGTACGAGGGAACCAAGATCCGGCAAGGCACCGACACGACCCCCACGACGCTGAACAGCCAGGCGTACTGCGCCTTGGCGCGCGGCAGCGCCACCGCCGTGCGTGGAGCGCAGAACGCGCCCTACGGCGGCACACCTACGACGCCCGTCGGCAACGAGACTTCCCAGCCCGGACGGGAGCAAGCGGCCCGACAGCGGCCCGACGCACCCGTCCTGACCAGCCTGGGACAGCTGCTCGGCTTGCCGGGCTGA
- a CDS encoding MCE family protein, with translation MKNHNPRTTRRTLTTLITTLLLTSCGSGGFEGIYTMPLPGGADLGDHPYSVKVRFNDVLDLVPQAGVKVDDVPVGRVDRIDLAPDGWTAEVTVVVNGGVKLPANAIAKLRQSALLGEKFVELAKPAEGREEGTLADGATIPVERTNRNPEVEEVFGALSMLLNGGGVAQLQNISRELSAALEGNEPEIRSLLGNLNTLVGELDGHKAEITRALDGVNRLGGTLSAQNQQITGVLDNLEPGLRVLSEQRTQLVTLLQSLDALSDVAVDTVNRSKDDIVADLKALQPTLKKLAEAGTNLPNALELLLTYPFPDSAVDGIKGDYTNLYADIDLNLGNIVDNLGRSRQSPLPAIPGITGNAPSLPLPLPNLPLPNVGGTTGLGDLLGGLLGGGRR, from the coding sequence GTGAAAAACCACAACCCCAGAACAACCCGCCGCACCCTCACCACCCTCATCACCACACTCCTGCTCACCTCCTGCGGCTCCGGCGGCTTCGAGGGCATCTACACCATGCCCCTCCCCGGCGGCGCGGACCTGGGTGACCACCCGTACTCCGTCAAGGTCCGGTTCAACGACGTCCTGGACCTCGTCCCGCAGGCCGGTGTCAAGGTCGACGACGTGCCGGTCGGCCGGGTCGACCGGATCGACCTGGCCCCCGACGGCTGGACCGCCGAGGTGACCGTCGTCGTCAACGGCGGCGTGAAGCTGCCCGCCAACGCCATCGCCAAGCTGCGCCAGTCGGCGCTGCTCGGCGAGAAGTTCGTGGAACTGGCCAAACCCGCCGAGGGGCGCGAGGAGGGCACGCTCGCGGACGGCGCGACCATCCCGGTGGAGCGCACCAACCGCAACCCCGAGGTCGAAGAGGTCTTCGGCGCGCTGTCCATGCTGCTCAACGGCGGGGGAGTCGCCCAACTCCAGAACATCAGCCGGGAGCTCAGCGCGGCGCTGGAGGGCAACGAGCCCGAGATCCGTTCGCTGCTCGGCAACCTGAACACCCTGGTCGGCGAGCTGGACGGCCACAAGGCCGAGATCACCCGCGCGCTGGACGGCGTCAACCGGCTCGGCGGCACCCTCAGCGCGCAGAACCAGCAGATCACCGGCGTGCTGGACAACCTCGAACCCGGTCTCAGGGTGCTCAGCGAGCAGCGCACCCAGCTCGTCACGCTCCTGCAGTCCCTCGACGCGCTCTCCGACGTCGCCGTGGACACCGTCAACCGGTCCAAGGACGACATCGTGGCCGACCTGAAGGCGTTGCAGCCGACCCTCAAGAAGTTGGCCGAGGCGGGCACGAACCTGCCCAACGCCCTGGAGCTGCTGCTCACCTACCCGTTCCCGGACTCGGCGGTGGACGGCATCAAGGGCGACTACACCAACCTCTACGCCGACATCGACCTGAACCTGGGCAACATCGTCGACAACCTGGGCCGGTCCCGGCAGAGCCCGCTGCCCGCCATTCCCGGCATCACCGGCAACGCGCCGTCCCTGCCGCTGCCGCTGCCCAACCTGCCGCTGCCGAACGTCGGCGGCACCACCGGCCTCGGCGACCTGCTGGGCGGACTGCTGGGAGGCGGTCGCCGATGA
- a CDS encoding MCE family protein — protein sequence MATSRVGRAVAMACVLALLAAAAMWWAFAGVNSRKVTAMFGAAVGVYPGSDVRVLGVRIGSIEDVEPQGPLVKVTMSIDRTVKVPANAQAVVVAPSVVSDRYVQLAPVYTTGQAMGDNATIPRERTATPVELDELYASLDKLTTALGPNGANKNGALSDLLTSAAKNLDGNGQALGDTIRQLGDATRTLSGSKDDLFGTVDNLQKFTGMLAANDSQVRDFNRQLADVAGFLSDERENLAGALTELAGALGQVQGFIKDNRAIIKSNVDKLTGITQILVDQRASLAETLDVAPLALGNLQNAYNAASGTLDTRADLNELNQPPIVLVCKLIQSVEPGKIPLALSQTCRQLAPILSGAVPLKTPAEVISDLTQGKIPLPLPLAGVPQ from the coding sequence ATGGCGACCAGTCGGGTCGGCCGGGCCGTGGCGATGGCGTGCGTCCTGGCGCTCCTCGCCGCCGCCGCGATGTGGTGGGCGTTCGCGGGCGTCAACAGCCGCAAGGTGACCGCGATGTTCGGTGCCGCGGTCGGCGTCTACCCGGGATCCGACGTCCGCGTCCTGGGGGTCCGGATCGGCTCCATCGAGGACGTCGAACCACAGGGCCCGCTGGTCAAGGTCACCATGTCCATCGACCGCACGGTCAAGGTGCCCGCCAACGCGCAGGCCGTCGTCGTCGCACCGAGCGTCGTCTCCGACCGCTACGTGCAGCTGGCGCCCGTCTACACCACCGGCCAGGCCATGGGCGACAACGCGACGATCCCGCGTGAGCGCACCGCCACCCCCGTCGAGCTGGACGAGCTGTACGCCAGCCTCGACAAGCTCACCACCGCCCTGGGCCCCAACGGCGCCAACAAGAACGGCGCCCTCTCCGACCTCCTCACGTCAGCGGCGAAGAACCTCGACGGCAACGGCCAGGCCCTCGGCGACACCATCCGCCAACTGGGCGACGCCACCCGAACCCTCTCCGGCTCCAAGGACGACCTGTTCGGCACGGTCGACAACCTCCAGAAGTTCACCGGGATGCTCGCCGCCAACGACAGCCAGGTCCGCGACTTCAACCGCCAGCTGGCCGACGTCGCCGGCTTCCTGTCCGACGAACGCGAGAACCTCGCCGGAGCCCTCACCGAACTGGCCGGTGCACTCGGCCAGGTCCAGGGTTTCATCAAGGACAACCGCGCGATCATCAAGTCCAATGTGGACAAGCTGACCGGCATCACCCAGATCCTGGTGGACCAGCGGGCGTCCCTGGCCGAGACCCTGGACGTCGCCCCGCTCGCGCTGGGCAACCTCCAGAACGCGTACAACGCCGCGTCCGGCACCCTCGACACCCGAGCCGACCTGAACGAGCTCAACCAGCCCCCCATCGTGCTGGTCTGCAAGCTCATCCAGTCCGTCGAGCCGGGCAAGATCCCCCTGGCGCTCTCCCAGACGTGCCGACAACTGGCTCCGATCCTCTCCGGCGCCGTCCCCCTCAAGACCCCCGCCGAAGTGATCAGCGACCTCACCCAGGGCAAGATCCCCCTGCCCCTCCCACTGGCGGGGGTGCCCCAGTGA